CAGGAAGTAAGAATGTCTGAGTATTCAAACCAGGGATCATTTCTGATGACTCCAGGACCGGTTACCCTTTCAGATACAGTCCGGAAAGCTTTATCGAATGAGATTATCTTTCACAGATATTCGTCATTTGAATCACTGTTTGAAGATACCTGTAATTTACTGCATACAATTCTGGATACCACTCCGGAACATCAGGTTCTCATTTTAACGGGAACAGGAACACTGGCCAATGAGTCAGCGATATCATCGGTTTTCAATGAGAATGATCGCTTGTTAATGCTTTCTAATGGTGATTTTGGTGAACGATTGATAACTATGGCGAGTATGCATGGAATCCCCCACAAGTCACTCCGCTATGAGTGGGGAGAGGAGATAGATTGCAGGCAGGTTGAGCATCTTCTATGTTCTGAAAAATTTACAGGAATAGTAATGGTTGGTTTGGAAACAAGTACAGGGATGTCTAATCCTGTAGAGGAAATCGGATTGCTCTCAGAAAAATACAGGTTGATTTATTTTCTCGATGCTGTGAGTGCAATCGGATCGGAATATATATCAGTAAAGGATGACAATATTGATGTCTGTATTACAGTTCCAAACAAGGGTATCGGTGGTCCTCCCGGATTGGGAGTAGTTGCATTGTCACCTGCTGCAGTTCGGAATGCAGAACGGAATAAAGGGCGAAGCATGTATCTGGACCTGAATCGATATCTTGACTTTGCCCGAAAAAGGCAGACTCCGACAACTCCTGCTGTAAGTTTGTTTTATGGTCTAAAAGCCGCTTTAACAGAACTGAAAGAGGAAACTGTAGATAGAAGAATTTTACGATATCAGGAGAACACAGCTTTTATTCTTGACCGCCTTCAGCAATTCGGAGTAACACCTTTTGTAAAGAATTCCAGTGCCCGCTCCAACGCTGTCCTTACACTCTCCTTTCCAGATTATATAGATATCGTAGACATGCACAACCATTTCATCAAAAATGGCATAACACTATGGAAACCCCTGCATCCCGGACCTCTGAAGCCATATAACTGTATGCAACTTTCTGTAATGGGTGCAGTAAGAAAATCACAAATTATGAAATTTCTTGATCTCTTTGAAGACTATGTGAAAACCTTAGTACCTGAGGTGAAAGCCTAAATGACCTTTCCTGGTACAGGTTACATAAATACCGGCTTTATCACTCCGTTTATACTTGCAGGCGGTGAGGGATCCAGGATGGGGCTTTACGGGGAGTATTGTCCAAAGCCTCTTATGGTTGCATATAACCAGTCACTTCTGCATCGCAACCTTAGTTTCCTTGCCTCTGCCGGATTTCATCAAATTATAGTTTCAACGCGAGAATCTTTATATGAGCGGATTTATCAACATGTTGATTCCATTTCAAAAAAAGATGATAATTTTCAGAATGTAAATCTCAGAGTATTGTGTAACCCTCAGCATCAGGCTGGTTCTCTGGAAGCGTTAAGATGGGGATTGGACCATGTGACAACAAGTTGGACGCTTATGTGCTTCAGTGACATTTTTTTTATCAGCAATCCATTTGGTGATATTTACCTGAGCGATGAAAATTCAGATATGCTGGGGAAAGGTCCCATTACTTCTGAAATGCAGTTAAAAAAAGGAGGAATACTGTATCAGAATAATGGAGAGGTAGAAGGCATATTTGAACGTCCGTGTACCGATTTAAGACTGGATATATCAGTGAGGTGGAATGGAATTGCACTTTTTAAGACCGAATCAGCAAGATATGATCTTGACCAATTCTTCACGGCTACAAAAAGCCATGGGCTACCCGAAGGTGATTTTTTCGAGTACCGCAGGTTAAAAGGCAGGAAAATAACCTGCCATGGTAATTCAGACTTTATCAATATAAACACAATTGATGATCTTTACATGGCTTCTCTTTATGCAGGAAGGGAGAAGTTATTTCTAAAGGATAACCGGGACAGGGAATCAGTTTTCACGTGCACACAGGATTTAATCAGAATGATGAGTGCACATGAAATGGAAAAAAGCTTGATATGAAAAGGATTCTGGTATTGGGTCTGGGCAATCTTGCCAATGGAGATATAACGGTTGCCGCGGAAATATTACGGGAAGGGTATAAAAGACATTTTGAAGTTTTATTCCTGTGCCATCCGGACAGAGCACCTTATCTGTTGTCACTTGGATTTGAAGCAGAATCATTAACAGGAAGTTCGATTACTGAAAACAGAGAGCAATTCTACTGTATTGTTAAGAGGTGGAAACCAGATGCCCTTTTATGTGCTGATGTTTATACTCTTGAATATTCAAAAAAATGGAGTGGAATTGACCTGGAATTATTGAAAAAGACAGGAATACCTTTGGGATCTACTGATCAATATGAAAGAGAAAGTGCCCCGGAATTTATCGATACTCTTCTGAGTGTCAGCTTCAGATACCACAAAAGTTATATCACAGACTGCGATTTTCTTATAAGGCCATGTCCTTTAAACAAGCCACTAATTGCTACATCAGGAAATATCTGCTGTTGCAGGTTATTCAGTGCTCTTCCACCATCGCCTACATTGGCACGTGAACAATGGTGCCGGGAGTTGAATATATTACCAGGTCGCAAAGTGATCTTTTATGCAAATTCCGCCTGGGAGTACACTTTCAGGATGAAAGATCTCTTGCATTGGATCCCGCGTATGATTCATGAGTATTGTGCCAGTACATCGGTACCACTGCAGATTATTCATGTCGGCCCTTACCCATGGCAGTTTGAGATCAACCCGGGTATCCAGTATACCTATATTAACAACATGAGAAGGAAAGCATACCTGTTTCTGGATACCATCGCACATGCGGATCTGTTTTTGTCAACCAGCCTGGTGAATACATCATTATCATACGCGATTTATTACCAGACGCCTTCGATTGTCCTGCAGAATTCGAAGGTGATCAGATTCTCTGATTTAAGACCAATAATGCATACAATGCCACCCTGGTACCGTCAAATGGCGGATGAGGTTAAAGAGGTGGGCAGGTTCAGCATGTTCCCGTGGGGCTGGTATAATTTTTTGACTGCACTTTTTGCACAGAACAGTTATGTTGACTGTCTGGTCAAGGCACCAGTCTTTGAACCAGGAAAGACAGTTTCACTCATTCGGAGTTATTTGACTGATACAAGCCTGATAGATGATCTGAAAAGAAGACAGCGGGAATATTTCAAGACTCTTGAAGATCTGCCACCTGTTCATCGGTTTATTGATCAGTTGTGAATTTTAGCACAGAAAAGATTTCAATTCCGATTATTATCAGAAGACAATCCGGAAAATACTCACAAATATTTACAGGAGCATAGTTGATATGATCTCTTCCCTTTATCTTATTCGCCCAAGACCAGATTTTCCCAATCCCTACTCCATGGAATTTTTTGAAGAACTAGGATATAAACCGGTTGTGCAAAGTTTTGATTTATCTATAACTACCGTAGCTGCCATGGTCCCGGATTCTATGAAGGTAACTCTTTGTGATGAATCACTGGAGCCGGTGGATTTTGAAACAGATGCAGATTTGATCGGAATTACCGCAATAGGAACCCAATTTAAAAGAATGCTCTGGATTGCCGATGAATTCCGGAAGCGAAATAAGCTTGTGATGATCGGTGGACCTTTTGCTTCTCTTAATCCTGACCTGGTCAGAGATCATTGTGACATACTAGTCAAAGGAGAAATCGAGCTAATATACCAGAAGCTTTTTTCAGATTTACATCAGGGCAAATGGGAACGGGAGTATTGCGGTGAGCGTCCCGAAACCATAGTCAATCCGATACCAAGGCTTGATGGATATAAAAACGACAGGGCACTTGGTGGTAATATCCAGACATCGCGATCTTGTCCGTTTGAATGTGAGTTTTGTGATGTAATTACATTTCTTGGTAAGGGTCAGCGATTAAAGCCTGTAGAAGATGTAATCAGGGAGTTGGAAAATCTGCGGGCTTATGGTTACAATATGGCTACTTTTGCGGATGACAATATTACGGCAAACCGCCAGAATGCCAGGAAGCTGTTTACCGCTATCCGTGACTGGAATAATGAAAAATGTAACGGGTTGTTCAAGTTTTCCGCGCAATTGTCGATAGACTTTGCGGATGATCAGGAGTTATTGGAATTGTTGAGAGATTCTAATGTCATATACGCTTTTGTGGGCATTGAAACACCGAATGAAGAGAGCCTTCGGGAATCAAAAAAGCGGCATAATCTGGCAGGAGAAATACATGAACGGGTGAGGAAATGCGTAGAGAACGGAATTGCTCTTTCCAGTGGCATAATGGTTGGTTTCGATGCTGACAGGTCGGATATTTTTGATAAGCAATATGAATTTGCCATGTCATTACCCATCCCGATTTTCATTATCCGTGCAGTAGTTGCGCCTTTCCAGACACCGCTTTACAAAAGGTTGCGTGAACAGAACCGGATAATAGAGACTGGCACAGAATTTTGTGAAAACATTTATGAAACCAATATCATTCCCCGAAACATGTCGCGTGAAACACTGGCAGAGGGAGTGAAATACCTGGTAAACAAACTCTATACTCCAGATGCTTTCGAACACAGGATACAGTTGTTTCTTGACACATTCAAAAATGGTCCTCTGTATATCGAGACGAACTTAAGAAAATATCTGAATGTAAAAATGCGGATGATAGAGCGTGATGCCAATGATATTTTACAGAACCATTTCAGCAGTCTTGGTGCAGGCGAGGCGAAACTGTTTCAAAGACTTCAAAAGGAATACTTCTCAAATATGAAGTTTTCAATGCGTGGGAAAGCGATACTTTCAGGGTTTCTAATGGCTTATATGCAGCATCGCTATCTCTATAAAAAACAGAAGATCTGGAAAGATACACAAAATTTGACACCAGAACCAGTAACAGCATAAAGTTTTTCATCCTTATTTAATTAGTAAAATATCTGCCGGATCAATGTTTTCAGATCAAGGGAAACGTGGAATGAAGATTATCGCAGCTACAAGGACATATAACGACCAGTATTTTATTGAAACGTTTGTACGTCATTATTTGAGTCTTGGTGTTGATGAGATTCTTGTTTTTGATTCTGCTTCTCAAGACAATACAGTGAAGATAGTGAGAGAGATTGGCAGAAAATATCCTCAGGTTGAGCTTTCAATATCGTCGCCGGATTTACGCCACACGAGTGATACAAAGGAGGCGGAGTCATGTAACTTTGTTTTACAGTCTGCTATCCAGCGGACGATGGCACTTTCCCAGCCTGTCTGGTGGATTTTTCCGGACATAGATGAATTTCTTGAGAACCCGCCGTCAGGACTGCATTCTTTTTTTCCCGGGTTTACAGAAAATATAATAAGAGGAGTATTTCTGGAGTGGTATCTTGATCCTTCAAAGGCGATAAAATCGGTCTCTTCAAAGGAGATGTTAAGATTAGCGTTAAAGGGGCGTCTGAAGGGAAAGCAGCTTTTAGCAATGGAGGATCCCTTTTATAAAGATTGTATTTTAAAGCTCGATCCTCAAGTGATTTCCTCACCGGATCAGATAAAGACTACTTTGGGAAATCATCGTCTGGTAATTAATGGAAAAGTCACTACAGGAAAAAGCTCATCATGGGCTCTGTTTCATCATTTGCGTGGAGTCCCTTTTATCGAGAGTCAACGCCGGATCAGAACTCGTATTGGCCTTTTTCAAGCCGGTCATGATGAAAAGTATGATGCGCAGCTTTATCTTCATTTTCAGAAGCTGCAGAATCAACTTCGCGATTACCAGAATTATTACTCTAAATTATTATCAGATTCAGACCTTCGGAAGCAAGCCGAGGAATGCAGGAATTTCGATTCTGAAGAGAGTAAATTCGATCGCTTTATAGAGGAGATTTATCTGGCAAGGGAAGAAGCTTATATTGGTAATTGATACCAGCAGCTTTAACTGTTTGTGGAGAACTGGTTTTTCTATTTGAATGAACTTTAATAGCAGTTCTGCTTTTACCTGCCTTACAATCCCTCCATTTACCCTTGCTTAAGAGGGGTTCGGAGTGTATTTTTTGTGTGCTTTTACTGTGAAGTAGAAGTGGGAATTATTTGGAAAAAAGCACGGTTCAGATAAGGGATTGTGCTGTAAGTGGTTGAAAATAAAGAAATTGTAGAAATTTGCGGCCATAGCTCAATTGGATAGAGCATCTGACTACGGATCAGAAGGTTTGGGGTTCGACTCCCTATGGCCGTATTTTAAATAACATAAAATTGGCTTCTAAATACTTGAATTTTGAGGATTTAGAGGCCTTTTTTATTTCTGGCCGCTAAAATTATCCATTTCTATTCTACCCCTTAATTACCCTCAAAACCCCTGTTTCGGTGGAATTTGAAACACGGTATTAATTGTGAAGATGTTGTATATGGACCTAAATATTCTTTTTCGGTAATTGGCAATGATATTATGCAGAATCAGGAGTTGACTGGTGTGGAGCTCAACGAGTTTCTCATAAAAAAAGCGGGTAAAACCTGGGATGACATGGTTGAGGAGAATGCAACGATCAAGGATATCGACGAAAAAAGCATCGCCACATTCATCGAAGACAGTAGTGGCAAAGGCCGGTTACCAGAAACAAAAGGCTTAAGCCCTTTTGAATTTCTGGAAAAACTCAAACTCACCGATGGCAAGAAACTTAAAAGAGCTGCCATTATCATGTTTGGTAAAGACCCGATGCGCTTTTACCCCAATATGCAGGTAAGAATCGGCCGTTTTGGTGTAGATGCTGCAGACCTGCGTTTTCATGAAATTATCGAAGGTAATCTGGTGCACATGTACCATGAAGTGCAGGTGCAGTTAAACCACAAATTTTTGATTCGCCCCATTACCTTTGAAGGCTTTCAACGACTGGAACACGATCTTTATCCCGTTACTGCCCTTCGGGAGATGCTTTTAAATGCACTGGTTCACCGTACTTACATGGGGGCAACCATTCAAATACGAGTCTATGATGATCGGCTTTCCATCTGGAATGAAGGCGTTTTGCCCTGCGGCTTGAGTCTTGAAGACCTTAAAAAAGAACACAGCTCCCGCCCACGGAACCCCCTGTTGGCTAACGCCTGTTTTCTGGGCGGCTACATCGATGCCTGGGGGCGTGGAACGCTGAAAATAATCAATGCCTGTAAAGATGCAGGGATGCCCGAACCGGAAATTGTCGAAAAAGATGGCGGGATTTCCATGGTTTTGTTTGCTCATTCTTCCGAAAGTAATGTCGATAAAAGTTCGGAGA
The DNA window shown above is from Fibrobacter sp. and carries:
- a CDS encoding NTP transferase domain-containing protein; this encodes MTFPGTGYINTGFITPFILAGGEGSRMGLYGEYCPKPLMVAYNQSLLHRNLSFLASAGFHQIIVSTRESLYERIYQHVDSISKKDDNFQNVNLRVLCNPQHQAGSLEALRWGLDHVTTSWTLMCFSDIFFISNPFGDIYLSDENSDMLGKGPITSEMQLKKGGILYQNNGEVEGIFERPCTDLRLDISVRWNGIALFKTESARYDLDQFFTATKSHGLPEGDFFEYRRLKGRKITCHGNSDFININTIDDLYMASLYAGREKLFLKDNRDRESVFTCTQDLIRMMSAHEMEKSLI
- a CDS encoding B12-binding domain-containing radical SAM protein; protein product: MISSLYLIRPRPDFPNPYSMEFFEELGYKPVVQSFDLSITTVAAMVPDSMKVTLCDESLEPVDFETDADLIGITAIGTQFKRMLWIADEFRKRNKLVMIGGPFASLNPDLVRDHCDILVKGEIELIYQKLFSDLHQGKWEREYCGERPETIVNPIPRLDGYKNDRALGGNIQTSRSCPFECEFCDVITFLGKGQRLKPVEDVIRELENLRAYGYNMATFADDNITANRQNARKLFTAIRDWNNEKCNGLFKFSAQLSIDFADDQELLELLRDSNVIYAFVGIETPNEESLRESKKRHNLAGEIHERVRKCVENGIALSSGIMVGFDADRSDIFDKQYEFAMSLPIPIFIIRAVVAPFQTPLYKRLREQNRIIETGTEFCENIYETNIIPRNMSRETLAEGVKYLVNKLYTPDAFEHRIQLFLDTFKNGPLYIETNLRKYLNVKMRMIERDANDILQNHFSSLGAGEAKLFQRLQKEYFSNMKFSMRGKAILSGFLMAYMQHRYLYKKQKIWKDTQNLTPEPVTA
- a CDS encoding HTH domain-containing protein; its protein translation is MQNQELTGVELNEFLIKKAGKTWDDMVEENATIKDIDEKSIATFIEDSSGKGRLPETKGLSPFEFLEKLKLTDGKKLKRAAIIMFGKDPMRFYPNMQVRIGRFGVDAADLRFHEIIEGNLVHMYHEVQVQLNHKFLIRPITFEGFQRLEHDLYPVTALREMLLNALVHRTYMGATIQIRVYDDRLSIWNEGVLPCGLSLEDLKKEHSSRPRNPLLANACFLGGYIDAWGRGTLKIINACKDAGMPEPEIVEKDGGISMVLFAHSSESNVDKSSEKSSEKILELIKVSPEISAEELASRIGISSRAVEKQIAVLKKKGLLKRIGPARGGHWEVIVD
- a CDS encoding glycosyltransferase family 2 protein, producing MKIIAATRTYNDQYFIETFVRHYLSLGVDEILVFDSASQDNTVKIVREIGRKYPQVELSISSPDLRHTSDTKEAESCNFVLQSAIQRTMALSQPVWWIFPDIDEFLENPPSGLHSFFPGFTENIIRGVFLEWYLDPSKAIKSVSSKEMLRLALKGRLKGKQLLAMEDPFYKDCILKLDPQVISSPDQIKTTLGNHRLVINGKVTTGKSSSWALFHHLRGVPFIESQRRIRTRIGLFQAGHDEKYDAQLYLHFQKLQNQLRDYQNYYSKLLSDSDLRKQAEECRNFDSEESKFDRFIEEIYLAREEAYIGN
- a CDS encoding alanine--glyoxylate aminotransferase family protein encodes the protein MSEYSNQGSFLMTPGPVTLSDTVRKALSNEIIFHRYSSFESLFEDTCNLLHTILDTTPEHQVLILTGTGTLANESAISSVFNENDRLLMLSNGDFGERLITMASMHGIPHKSLRYEWGEEIDCRQVEHLLCSEKFTGIVMVGLETSTGMSNPVEEIGLLSEKYRLIYFLDAVSAIGSEYISVKDDNIDVCITVPNKGIGGPPGLGVVALSPAAVRNAERNKGRSMYLDLNRYLDFARKRQTPTTPAVSLFYGLKAALTELKEETVDRRILRYQENTAFILDRLQQFGVTPFVKNSSARSNAVLTLSFPDYIDIVDMHNHFIKNGITLWKPLHPGPLKPYNCMQLSVMGAVRKSQIMKFLDLFEDYVKTLVPEVKA